TGCCGCTGATCGCCAACACCGTTGCGCGTAAGCGTCTGTACGAAATGAACGTGGTTATCTCTGATACCGCTGAATACGGTAACTACCTGTTCGCTAACGCTGCCGTGCCGTTGCTGAAAGAGTTCATGACCACGCTGCAGGCGGGCGATTTGGGCAAATCTGTGGCTGAAACGCAGGTTGATAACGCGCAACTGCGTGATGTTAACGAAGCCATTCGCAACCACCCGATTGAGTCTATCGGCCGTACTCTGCGTGGCTATATGACCGATATGAAGCGTATCGCCGTCGCCAGTTAAACCCGTCATACTTCAAGCCGCAGGGGCGTTGGCTGCGTTCGTTCACCCGAATCACTTACTTATGTAAGCTCATCGGGGTTCATTCACTTGCCGCCTTCCTGCAACTCGAATTATTTAGGGTTTTCGGAAGATAAATAAAAAGGGCACTGCATGAAAATGCGGTGCCCTTTCTTTTGGTTCTGGCTGAAGCAGAACTTAGTTGCGGTACAAAATCTTAATGATGTGGTAACCGAACTGAGTGTGCAGCGGGCCTTGTGGCTCGATCAGTGGTGCTGAGAAAACTACTTTATCGAAAGCCGGCACCATTGCGCCTTGCTTGAATTCACCTAAATGGCCGCCTTTCTTACCTGACGGGCAGGTAGAATGCTTCTTAGCCAGTTTCTCAAAATCGCCACCGTTCTTCAGTTGTTCCAGAAGATCAAGCGCCTGTGCTTCTTCCTTTACCAGGATGTGCATTGCTGCGGCAGTTTTTGCCATGATAAGACCTTTTTTGCGAGAGTGTTTCCAGACGCGTAATGTAACATCTGAAACGGCGCGTGGGGAATCCGGCCTGCGTTCCGGGATAAGAATTGCGCTGTAAAGCCAGTCAATCTCAGCCGACGTTTCTGCTACAATCGCCGTCCTTGTCTATCAGGTGAGCAAAAATACGCCATGCGATTAAACCCCAGCCAACAAAACGCCGTCGAATTCGTCACCGGACCCTGCCTGGTTCTGGCGGGGGCTGGCTCCGGCAAAACCCGGGTCATTACCAATAAAATCGCACACCTGATCCGTGAATGTGGTTATCAGGCACGTCACATCGCGGCCGTCACCTTTACCAATAAAGCCGCACGCGAAATGAAAGAGCGTGTCGGACAAACCCTCGGGCGCAAAGAGGCGCGGGGCTTGCTGATTGCCACCTTCCATACGCTCGGGCTGGAGATCATCAAACGCGAATTTGCCGCGCTGGGCATGAAATCTAACTTCTCTTTATTTGATGATCAGGACCAGCT
The Rahnella variigena genome window above contains:
- the ppiC gene encoding peptidylprolyl isomerase PpiC; the protein is MAKTAAAMHILVKEEAQALDLLEQLKNGGDFEKLAKKHSTCPSGKKGGHLGEFKQGAMVPAFDKVVFSAPLIEPQGPLHTQFGYHIIKILYRN